From a single Nitrososphaerota archaeon genomic region:
- a CDS encoding molybdopterin dinucleotide-binding protein has product MVKFTLLTGRSLVQGVGKEAGKFSEKYIQEVSTCQIDPEDLKILNVKPGDCVRLTTEYGSVVLRVAASSLVHRGSVFVPYGPYANLLIGTKTGGTGMPSFKGIPVEVEPAPGESVPEIKELLIKTYGRVK; this is encoded by the coding sequence TTGGTAAAATTCACTCTTTTAACAGGTAGAAGCCTAGTCCAGGGTGTTGGGAAAGAAGCAGGTAAGTTCTCAGAAAAGTATATTCAGGAAGTCTCTACGTGCCAGATAGACCCAGAAGACCTAAAGATCCTCAACGTAAAACCAGGGGACTGTGTAAGGCTGACCACAGAATATGGGAGTGTGGTCTTAAGAGTCGCAGCATCGTCCTTGGTGCATCGCGGAAGCGTGTTTGTACCATACGGTCCTTACGCTAACCTACTAATAGGAACCAAGACTGGCGGTACTGGTATGCCAAGTTTCAAGGGTATACCTGTAGAAGTTGAGCCCGCTCCGGGTGAGTCTGTGCCTGAGATCAAGGAGCTGCTTATCAAGACGTACGGTAGGGTGAAGTAG
- a CDS encoding formylmethanofuran dehydrogenase subunit B: MKVINAVLCPGCGSLCDDNDVYVEDNKIVKVRTDCAISSSKFLNYNKERNTTPLVRVNGQLKPTTLDDAIERVARMLVEAEYPLLYGWSLTSCEAQKKGVELAEEVGGVIDNTTTVCHGPSILGVQDFGEPTCSLGEVRARADLIIYWGCNPSSAHTRHMKRYSSLSKGRFRLPEQRKVVVVDVRRTPTARNANIFVQVKPNQDYELMAALKMMLQNEEIEEQEVAGVPVEQIEELAELMRSCEFGVLFFGLGLTMSEGKERNIDGALTLVRELNRWTKFAIMPMRGHYNVTGANKVFTWQTGYPYAVDFSRGYPRYEPGDTTAVDVLSRGYNDATLVVASDPVANLPKDAVRHLCSKPLAVIDPHISLTAYMADVVIPSAFIGIEEGGTAYRMDGVGLIMKKIVEPPEGILPDVQILDLILRRVRELKRGR; this comes from the coding sequence ATGAAGGTTATTAATGCAGTGTTATGCCCAGGCTGTGGAAGCCTCTGTGATGACAACGATGTGTATGTGGAAGATAATAAGATAGTCAAGGTAAGAACTGACTGCGCCATTTCCTCCTCAAAGTTCCTTAACTATAACAAGGAAAGGAATACGACGCCATTAGTGCGTGTAAACGGTCAACTCAAACCAACAACCTTAGATGATGCTATTGAACGCGTCGCCCGAATGCTGGTTGAAGCAGAGTACCCACTACTCTACGGCTGGAGCCTAACCTCTTGTGAAGCGCAGAAGAAGGGTGTTGAACTGGCTGAGGAAGTCGGTGGTGTGATCGATAACACCACGACCGTCTGCCACGGACCAAGCATACTAGGTGTGCAAGACTTCGGAGAGCCGACTTGCTCACTCGGCGAGGTCAGAGCCAGAGCCGACCTAATCATTTACTGGGGATGTAACCCTTCATCAGCGCACACAAGACACATGAAGCGATATAGCTCTCTCTCCAAAGGAAGGTTCAGGCTGCCTGAGCAGAGGAAGGTTGTTGTGGTAGACGTTAGGAGGACTCCGACTGCTCGCAACGCCAACATCTTTGTGCAGGTAAAGCCCAATCAGGACTACGAGCTGATGGCTGCCCTAAAGATGATGCTTCAGAACGAGGAGATAGAGGAGCAAGAGGTAGCTGGTGTGCCGGTTGAGCAGATAGAGGAGTTAGCCGAGCTCATGAGGAGCTGTGAATTCGGTGTACTCTTCTTCGGACTCGGTTTAACGATGAGCGAAGGCAAAGAGAGGAACATAGATGGCGCACTAACCCTTGTACGTGAACTTAACAGATGGACAAAATTCGCCATCATGCCCATGAGAGGACACTACAACGTTACTGGTGCAAACAAGGTCTTCACTTGGCAGACCGGGTACCCATATGCAGTAGACTTTAGCAGAGGCTACCCAAGATACGAGCCCGGAGACACTACTGCTGTAGATGTTCTTAGCAGAGGCTATAATGATGCCACACTAGTCGTTGCCTCAGACCCTGTGGCAAACCTACCGAAGGATGCTGTGAGGCATCTGTGTAGCAAACCTCTTGCTGTCATAGACCCCCATATTTCGCTCACCGCTTATATGGCTGATGTGGTCATACCTAGCGCCTTCATCGGCATCGAAGAAGGGGGCACAGCGTACAGAATGGATGGTGTGGGTCTGATTATGAAGAAGATCGTTGAGCCGCCGGA